The region CGGGCGGCTCCGGGCTGCTCGTACACAACCGGTTGACGCACAGCCTGAAGGTCGCCCAGGTGGGGCGGGCGGTCGCCGAACGGCTGAGCGCCGACGAGCGCTACCGCGACCTGCTGGACTCGCTCGGCGGCTGCGACCCGGACGTGGTCGAGGCGGCGGCGCTCGCCCACGACCTGGGTCACCCACCGTTCGGGCACCTCGGTGAGCAGGTGCTCGACCGGATCGCCCGGCAGCGGCTCGGGCTGCCGGACGGGTTCGAGGGCAACGCCCAGTCGTACCGGATAGTCACCAGCACCGAGATCCGGGGCATGGCGACCATCGGCCTGGACCTGACCGCCGCGGTACGCGCCGCCATCCTCAAGTACCCGTGGACCCGGTCCGGCTACCCCGACCCGCACCCGAGCCAGTTCGACCCGCCGCCGCGCGGGGCGACCGCGCCACCGGAGGACCCGACGAGCGGTTCGGGGAAGTTCGGCGCGTACGGCACCGAGGTCGAGGACCTGCGGCAGGCTCGGGCGCCGTTCGCCGGGCGGATCGCCGACTGGCAGCAGACCGTCGAGGCATCGATCATGGACACCGCCGACGACATCGCGTACGCCATCCACGACGTGGAGGACTTCCACCGGGTCGGGGTCCTGCGCCAGGGTGCGGTGGCGGCCGAACTGCTGGCCTGGCAGCGCGACAGCGACCGGTTCCGGGCGATGACCGACGCCATCCTGGACCACGGGCTGCGCCGCCCCGGTGCCTCGATCGAGCGGCTGCGCCGGCAACTGCACCGCAAGGACGCCTGGATCAGCGACGATGTGGCGTTCGCCGCGGCGGTCGAACACGTACGGCTGGAACTGGTCGACGGGCTGCTGGCCGCACCGTTCGACGGCTCGATCGAGGCCGAGCAGGGCGTGTCGGGCTTCTCGGCCCGGTGGACCCGCCGGCTGGTCGACGCGATCACGGTGGTGGCCGAGCCGCCGGTCCGGGCCGGACACGTGCTGCTCGCCCCGGCCCAGTGGCACGAGGTGCAGGTGCTCAAGTTCGTCCACCACCAGTTCGTGCTGGCCCGGCCGGATTTGGCTCTGCACCAGCGCGGCCAGGCCCGGCTGCTGGACACCCTGGTCCAGGCCCTGCTCGACTGGATTCTCGACCCCCGCGAGGAGGCCCGGCTGCCGCGCCGGCTGCACGACCTGATCGACCTCGCCGAGGCGGAACTTCATCCGCGTACGGTCGATCGGGCGGCCAAGGCGCGCGGACGGGCGATCATCGACTTCGTCGCCTCGCTGACCGACAGTCAGGCGGTGGCGCTGCTCGACGCCCTCTCCGGCCGTTCCGGGCAGCTCTGGACCGACGCCTTCGTCCTCTGACCGGCCGACCCACCGGGTCAGACGATGGCCTGCCACCAGCCG is a window of Micromonospora sp. NBC_01699 DNA encoding:
- a CDS encoding deoxyguanosinetriphosphate triphosphohydrolase family protein yields the protein MESSADPRARRLFGGSAGALGDLAGSPFRADRDRIVSSPFFARLGGVTQVISPGGSGLLVHNRLTHSLKVAQVGRAVAERLSADERYRDLLDSLGGCDPDVVEAAALAHDLGHPPFGHLGEQVLDRIARQRLGLPDGFEGNAQSYRIVTSTEIRGMATIGLDLTAAVRAAILKYPWTRSGYPDPHPSQFDPPPRGATAPPEDPTSGSGKFGAYGTEVEDLRQARAPFAGRIADWQQTVEASIMDTADDIAYAIHDVEDFHRVGVLRQGAVAAELLAWQRDSDRFRAMTDAILDHGLRRPGASIERLRRQLHRKDAWISDDVAFAAAVEHVRLELVDGLLAAPFDGSIEAEQGVSGFSARWTRRLVDAITVVAEPPVRAGHVLLAPAQWHEVQVLKFVHHQFVLARPDLALHQRGQARLLDTLVQALLDWILDPREEARLPRRLHDLIDLAEAELHPRTVDRAAKARGRAIIDFVASLTDSQAVALLDALSGRSGQLWTDAFVL